One segment of Aphis gossypii isolate Hap1 unplaced genomic scaffold, ASM2018417v2 Contig00088, whole genome shotgun sequence DNA contains the following:
- the LOC126553162 gene encoding uncharacterized protein LOC126553162, translating to MCTLRKNNDSRPVIYLDETWVNQNHSKNYTWQNEEETEGLKVPTGKGGRLIVCHAGSSHHGFIKEAKLIFRSKSGNTEDYHSQMNADVFRSWFEQLLQSLEEPCVIVMDNAPYHSMLEHNFPKSNARKADIQEWLTKKKN from the coding sequence ATGTGTACATTACGTAAAAATAACGATTCCCGTCCAGTCATTTACTTAGACGAGACCTGGGTGAATCAAAACCAttccaaaaattatacatgGCAAAATGAAGAGGAAACTGAAGGTTTAAAAGTACCTACCGGTAAGGGAGGCCGACTCATTGTTTGCCACGCAGGTTCAAGTCATCATGGTTTTATTAAGgaagcaaaattaatttttcgtaGCAAATCAGGTAATACAGAAGACTACCATAGTCAAATGAATGCTGACGTTTTTAGATCTTGGTTCGAACAATTATTGCAATCCCTTGAAGAACCATGTGTCATCGTTATGGACAACGCTCCATACCACTCAATGTTGGAACATAATTTTCCGAAAAGCAATGCCCGAAAAGCCGATATTCAAGAATGgttgactaaaaaaaaaaattaa